The Blautia hydrogenotrophica DSM 10507 genome window below encodes:
- the ybaK gene encoding Cys-tRNA(Pro) deacylase, producing the protein MAKEAKTNAMRILERQKIPYQVLTYECGEFIDGIHVADLTGTPRDQSYKTLIMEGKSRAYYVFVVPIEKEVDRKAAAKAVGEKSVDMVHVKEIQKVTGYVRGGCSPLGMKKQYVTVFDESVRNFEEIYVSGGRIGVSLKVPVEGLLKTTRGVVADVTAG; encoded by the coding sequence ATGGCAAAAGAAGCGAAGACGAATGCGATGAGAATTTTGGAACGTCAGAAGATTCCCTATCAGGTATTGACTTATGAGTGCGGGGAGTTTATTGACGGAATTCATGTGGCAGATTTGACGGGAACTCCGCGTGACCAGTCTTATAAGACTCTGATTATGGAGGGAAAGAGCAGAGCGTATTATGTCTTTGTGGTTCCCATAGAAAAAGAAGTGGACCGAAAGGCGGCAGCGAAGGCCGTGGGAGAGAAATCCGTGGATATGGTCCATGTGAAAGAGATTCAGAAAGTGACAGGGTATGTCCGGGGAGGATGCAGCCCCCTGGGAATGAAGAAACAGTATGTCACAGTTTTTGACGAGAGCGTCAGGAATTTTGAGGAGATCTATGTGAGCGGCGGGAGAATTGGGGTGAGCTTGAAAGTACCGGTAGAGGGGCTGTTGAAAACCACCCGTGGCGTGGTCGCAGATGTGACAGCCGGATGA
- a CDS encoding glycoside hydrolase family 3 protein: MSWSGERRRRKKAVLTALFSCLGMLCLMGISAFAFHLSAENKRMSVETDMQERAAREEKEFQGEPGKDAAARTDGQSSSREKEISEADRLSAQVESIIQRMTIEQKVSQLFFVLPDSLSKVSKTLEVGELTCEAFRQYPVGGIVYMENHILSEEQLTAMNRSFRELGQETLGVSPFLAVDEEGGTVTRIAGNQAFPVENVGNMENVGAGRDSDQAYQVGQTLGAYLKSYGFNMDFAPVADVLVNSENTVVKERAFGSDPNLVSSMVEAEVRGLKGEKIEAVLKHFPGHGATAEDSHNGYAYAQRSLEELRETELVPFQAGIDAGAEFVMVGHICFPLIEDGQMPASLSSWAVTELLKGEMGFEGVAVTDAMNMGAIAENYSSAEAAVQAIQAGIDMVLMPADFEAAYNGVLQAVSSQEISQERLHDALRRILTVKLEMQNR; the protein is encoded by the coding sequence ATGAGCTGGTCCGGTGAGCGAAGAAGGAGAAAGAAAGCGGTACTGACCGCACTATTCAGTTGTCTGGGGATGCTGTGCCTGATGGGAATCAGTGCTTTCGCGTTTCATCTATCTGCAGAAAATAAAAGGATGTCCGTTGAGACAGACATGCAGGAGAGAGCGGCAAGAGAAGAAAAGGAGTTTCAGGGGGAACCGGGGAAGGATGCTGCGGCGCGGACAGACGGGCAAAGCAGTTCACGAGAAAAAGAAATTTCAGAGGCAGACCGGCTTTCAGCTCAGGTGGAGAGCATTATTCAGCGCATGACCATAGAGCAGAAGGTGTCCCAACTCTTTTTCGTGCTGCCGGATTCTCTGTCTAAGGTCAGCAAAACCTTAGAGGTGGGAGAGCTCACCTGTGAGGCATTCCGACAGTATCCGGTAGGTGGGATTGTCTATATGGAGAATCATATTTTGTCGGAAGAGCAGCTGACGGCGATGAATAGGAGCTTTCGAGAGCTTGGCCAGGAGACCTTAGGAGTCAGTCCGTTTTTGGCTGTAGATGAGGAAGGCGGCACGGTGACGAGAATCGCGGGAAATCAGGCATTTCCGGTGGAAAACGTGGGAAATATGGAAAACGTGGGTGCTGGTCGTGACAGTGACCAAGCATACCAAGTAGGACAGACTCTGGGTGCTTATCTGAAGAGTTATGGATTCAATATGGATTTCGCGCCTGTGGCAGATGTACTGGTCAATTCAGAGAATACAGTAGTCAAGGAGAGAGCCTTTGGGAGTGACCCCAATTTAGTGTCTTCGATGGTAGAAGCGGAAGTGAGAGGACTGAAGGGTGAGAAAATCGAGGCGGTCTTGAAGCATTTTCCAGGGCATGGGGCGACGGCGGAAGATTCCCACAACGGATATGCCTACGCGCAGAGAAGTCTGGAAGAGTTAAGGGAGACGGAACTTGTACCGTTTCAGGCAGGCATCGACGCGGGAGCGGAGTTTGTGATGGTCGGTCATATCTGTTTTCCTCTGATTGAAGACGGGCAGATGCCAGCGAGCTTGTCGTCCTGGGCGGTGACAGAGCTGTTAAAGGGAGAGATGGGTTTTGAAGGTGTGGCTGTCACTGATGCGATGAACATGGGCGCCATTGCTGAAAACTATTCTTCCGCAGAGGCAGCAGTCCAGGCGATACAGGCAGGAATTGACATGGTTCTTATGCCAGCAGATTTCGAGGCGGCATACAACGGCGTGCTTCAGGCAGTCAGCAGTCAGGAGATTTCCCAAGAGCGTTTACATGATGCGCTGAGGCGGATATTGACGGTAAAGCTGGAAATGCAGAATAGATAA
- a CDS encoding lectin-like protein, with translation MLCQRCGFDNRQEAKFCERCGECLEAAEVREEDLPNTIYSEEEEKTVALGSSQPQQKPSSDQEETVAFGQENQYVNGYSYMGDEVDWGRPEGTEDFGGYREKHCQQCGALLDEDCQYCPVCGKPTFQEKKPVKNERGKLPVKAILIVLLVLFLAIDAILAGYYLYSKRASSQDDEVSETTADASSDGQTPKSGEEKSEPLPTPTDKPEIVHTYDYLIDDCSWEEAYQKCKNLGGYLVRIESAEEFETICREIKAKGMQDYMFFIGARRDPGGKSYHWIDSDNVIGGDPINDVNSPLSSYWMVNEPSFQDDAVEEICLEMNYYSAEKRWVINDVPNELTKVLPEFKGRIGYICEYELVR, from the coding sequence ATGCTTTGCCAAAGATGTGGATTTGATAACCGACAAGAGGCGAAGTTTTGTGAGAGATGCGGGGAGTGCCTGGAAGCTGCTGAGGTGAGAGAAGAAGACCTGCCGAATACCATATATTCGGAGGAGGAAGAGAAGACGGTGGCCCTCGGCTCGTCACAACCTCAGCAGAAGCCCTCATCTGATCAGGAAGAGACGGTAGCCTTTGGGCAGGAGAATCAATATGTGAATGGCTATTCCTACATGGGAGATGAGGTTGACTGGGGGCGACCGGAAGGGACGGAAGATTTTGGGGGTTATCGTGAGAAGCACTGTCAGCAGTGCGGTGCTCTTTTAGATGAGGACTGTCAGTACTGTCCTGTCTGTGGAAAACCGACATTTCAAGAGAAGAAACCGGTGAAAAATGAGAGAGGGAAACTGCCGGTCAAAGCGATTCTGATTGTGCTGCTGGTCCTGTTTTTAGCGATTGACGCGATCTTAGCGGGATATTATCTCTACAGCAAAAGAGCTTCTTCGCAGGATGACGAGGTGAGTGAGACTACGGCAGATGCTTCCTCGGATGGCCAGACGCCAAAAAGTGGAGAGGAAAAGAGTGAACCCTTGCCTACTCCTACAGACAAACCAGAGATTGTACACACTTATGATTATTTGATTGATGATTGCAGCTGGGAGGAAGCGTATCAGAAGTGCAAGAACTTAGGCGGTTATCTGGTTCGCATTGAGAGCGCGGAAGAATTTGAGACGATCTGTCGGGAGATCAAGGCGAAGGGAATGCAGGACTACATGTTTTTCATCGGCGCGCGGCGAGACCCTGGAGGAAAAAGTTACCACTGGATAGATTCTGACAATGTGATCGGCGGTGACCCGATCAACGATGTAAATTCTCCGCTGAGCTCGTACTGGATGGTCAATGAGCCCAGTTTTCAGGATGATGCGGTTGAGGAAATCTGTCTGGAAATGAATTACTATTCAGCAGAAAAGCGCTGGGTGATTAACGATGTACCCAATGAGCTTACGAAGGTTTTGCCTGAATTTAAGGGAAGGATAGGATACATTTGTGAGTATGAGCTGGTCCGGTGA
- a CDS encoding DNA alkylation repair protein, whose product MTNQELRERLIMMSERDYQRFASSLIPNIEPDRVLGVRLPLLRKLAGELAREDWSGYLRDAWDGYFEETMLQGMVLGLVRAPLSKLEPYLRRFVPKIDNWSVCDSFCTGLKTARQEPEKMWEILETYLNSRQAYEVRFGVVMILKYYVNESYMERAFAWFDRIEHPDYYVKMAVAWAVSVYYPAYPQQTRAYLRDNCLDDFTYHKAIQKIRESLQVSKEEKEELKQWKRQG is encoded by the coding sequence ATGACAAATCAGGAACTGAGAGAACGATTAATAATGATGTCGGAAAGAGACTATCAAAGATTCGCCAGCAGTTTGATACCCAATATAGAACCAGACAGAGTGTTAGGAGTTCGTCTGCCCTTGCTGCGCAAGCTGGCAGGAGAATTGGCGCGGGAAGATTGGAGCGGATATCTGAGGGACGCCTGGGATGGGTACTTTGAAGAGACAATGCTTCAAGGGATGGTTCTGGGGCTGGTGAGGGCACCGTTGTCAAAGCTGGAGCCTTATTTGAGAAGGTTTGTTCCAAAGATTGACAACTGGTCTGTCTGTGACAGTTTTTGTACTGGATTAAAAACTGCAAGGCAGGAGCCTGAAAAAATGTGGGAGATCTTGGAAACTTACCTGAATTCAAGACAGGCGTATGAGGTACGTTTTGGCGTAGTGATGATTCTGAAATACTACGTAAACGAATCCTATATGGAAAGAGCTTTTGCCTGGTTTGACCGGATAGAACATCCAGACTACTATGTAAAAATGGCAGTTGCGTGGGCGGTGTCTGTCTATTATCCGGCATATCCCCAGCAGACGCGGGCATATCTGCGAGATAACTGCCTGGATGATTTTACCTATCATAAAGCAATTCAGAAAATCCGGGAATCTCTTCAGGTTTCAAAGGAAGAGAAAGAGGAGCTCAAACAATGGAAAAGACAGGGATAG
- the carB gene encoding carbamoyl-phosphate synthase large subunit, protein MGKRTDIHKVLIIGSGPIIIGQACEFDYSGTQACKALRQLGYEIVLVNSNPATIMTDPGIADVTYIEPLNVERLEEIIAKERPDAILPNLGGQSGLNLCSELSKMGILDKYQVKVIGVQVDAIERGEDRIEFKNTMNSLGIEMARSEVAYSVDEALAIADKLGYPVVLRPAYTMGGAGGGLVYNVEELKTVCARGLQASLVGQVLVEESILGWEELELEVVRDSKNNMITVCFIENIDPLGVHTGDSFCSAPMLTISEEVQKELQRQAYKIVEAIEVIGGTNVQFAHDPVSGRIIVIEINPRTSRSSALASKATGFPIALVSAMLASGLNLDEIPCGKYGTLDHYVPDGDYVVIKFARWAFEKFKGVEDKLGTQMRAVGEVMSIGKTYKEAFQKAIRSLEIGRYGLGWAKDFHEKSKEELLKMLRVPTSERQFILYEAFRKGATVEELFELTKIKHYFLEQMKELVEEEEALLAYKGQIPPADVLRQAKLDGFSDKYLSQILEVKENEIRSERIAAGIEEAWEGVHVSGTKDSAYYYSSYHIEDKSPVSENEKKIMILGGGPNRIGQGIEFDYCCVHAALALKKAGFETIIVNCNPETVSTDYDTSDKLYFEPLTLEDVLSIYKKEKPLGVIAQFGGQTPLNLSADLEKYGVKILGTPPAVIDMAEDRDLFRAMMDKLEIPMPEAGMAVNVEEALQIAEKIGYPVMVRPSYVLGGRGMEVVYEPESMKAYMAAAVGVTPDRPILIDRFLRHAMECEADAISDGTHAYVPAVMEHIELAGVHSGDSACIIPSANISEENLKTIKEYTKKIAEEMHVRGLMNMQYAIEDGKVYVLEANPRASRTVPLVSKVCNISMVPLATQIITSEFTGAPSPLGELKEREIPHYGVKEAVFPFNMFPEVDPLLGPEMRSTGEVLGLAKTVGEAFYKAQEATKSKLPLEGTVLISVSDRDKGEVVEVARLFKEAGFSIMATGHTRSHLEENGIEASRVYKMTEGRPNIYDMITNGKVQLVVNTPKGTDDDGADDSYVRKACIKSRVPYITTMAAAKVSALGIVTVKKQNSKEVISLQELHSHI, encoded by the coding sequence ATGGGGAAAAGAACAGACATTCATAAAGTACTGATTATTGGCTCTGGTCCGATTATCATAGGACAGGCCTGTGAATTTGACTACTCCGGTACTCAGGCATGCAAGGCTCTGAGACAACTGGGATATGAGATTGTGCTGGTAAACTCCAATCCGGCGACGATTATGACGGACCCGGGAATTGCAGACGTGACCTACATCGAGCCATTGAATGTGGAACGCCTGGAGGAGATCATTGCGAAAGAACGTCCAGACGCCATTCTGCCCAACTTAGGAGGACAGTCAGGTCTGAATCTGTGCTCGGAGCTATCTAAGATGGGAATTCTGGACAAATATCAGGTGAAGGTAATCGGCGTTCAGGTGGATGCTATTGAGCGCGGTGAGGATAGAATCGAGTTTAAAAATACCATGAACAGCCTGGGAATTGAGATGGCGAGAAGCGAGGTGGCTTACAGCGTGGATGAGGCCCTTGCAATTGCGGACAAGCTGGGCTATCCAGTGGTACTGCGTCCAGCTTACACGATGGGGGGAGCCGGCGGAGGTCTGGTATATAATGTAGAGGAATTAAAGACCGTGTGTGCCAGAGGATTACAGGCGTCTTTGGTGGGTCAGGTTTTGGTGGAAGAATCGATCTTAGGCTGGGAAGAATTGGAGCTGGAGGTAGTTAGAGATTCCAAGAATAATATGATTACCGTATGCTTTATTGAGAATATCGATCCGCTGGGAGTACATACGGGAGACTCTTTCTGTTCAGCACCGATGCTGACAATTTCTGAGGAAGTGCAAAAGGAGCTGCAGCGTCAGGCATATAAGATTGTGGAAGCCATCGAGGTGATTGGAGGAACAAACGTCCAATTCGCTCACGATCCAGTCAGCGGCAGAATTATCGTCATTGAGATCAATCCGAGAACTTCCAGGTCTTCAGCGTTAGCTTCGAAAGCGACAGGTTTTCCGATTGCTCTGGTGTCGGCGATGCTGGCTTCTGGCTTGAATCTGGATGAGATTCCTTGTGGAAAATATGGGACTTTGGACCACTACGTGCCAGATGGAGACTATGTGGTGATCAAGTTTGCGCGCTGGGCTTTTGAGAAATTCAAAGGCGTTGAGGATAAGCTGGGAACACAGATGCGTGCAGTCGGAGAAGTGATGAGTATTGGAAAGACTTACAAAGAGGCTTTTCAGAAGGCGATTCGAAGCCTTGAAATTGGACGTTACGGTCTGGGCTGGGCTAAGGATTTCCATGAGAAGTCTAAGGAGGAGCTTCTGAAAATGCTCAGAGTACCTACCAGCGAGAGGCAGTTTATACTCTATGAGGCTTTCAGAAAAGGTGCGACCGTGGAGGAGCTTTTTGAGCTTACTAAGATCAAGCACTATTTTCTGGAGCAGATGAAAGAGCTGGTTGAGGAGGAGGAAGCTTTGCTGGCGTACAAGGGCCAGATACCTCCGGCAGACGTGTTGCGTCAGGCAAAATTGGACGGCTTTTCTGATAAATATCTGAGCCAGATCCTGGAGGTGAAGGAAAACGAAATCCGCAGTGAGAGAATCGCAGCCGGGATTGAGGAAGCCTGGGAAGGCGTACACGTCAGTGGAACGAAGGACAGCGCTTATTATTACTCTTCTTATCACATTGAAGATAAGAGTCCTGTCAGTGAAAATGAGAAAAAAATTATGATTTTGGGAGGCGGTCCGAACCGTATCGGTCAGGGTATTGAGTTCGATTACTGTTGCGTACATGCGGCTTTGGCTCTGAAAAAAGCTGGGTTTGAGACAATTATTGTAAACTGTAATCCAGAGACCGTGTCAACAGATTATGATACTTCTGACAAACTGTATTTTGAACCGTTGACTTTGGAAGATGTGTTGAGCATCTATAAGAAGGAAAAGCCGTTGGGTGTGATTGCGCAGTTTGGCGGGCAGACTCCGCTGAATCTCTCGGCAGACCTGGAAAAATATGGCGTGAAGATTTTGGGGACGCCACCGGCGGTGATTGACATGGCGGAAGATAGAGATTTGTTCCGCGCAATGATGGACAAACTGGAAATTCCAATGCCTGAGGCTGGTATGGCAGTCAATGTGGAGGAAGCTTTGCAGATTGCTGAGAAGATTGGATATCCAGTTATGGTGCGGCCTTCCTACGTATTGGGTGGACGCGGAATGGAAGTGGTCTATGAGCCGGAGAGCATGAAAGCTTATATGGCGGCGGCAGTAGGAGTCACACCGGACCGTCCGATACTGATTGACCGGTTCCTGCGCCATGCGATGGAATGTGAAGCAGACGCGATCAGTGACGGAACTCATGCCTACGTACCTGCTGTGATGGAACACATCGAGTTGGCAGGAGTGCATTCTGGAGATTCCGCATGTATCATCCCGTCCGCAAATATATCTGAGGAGAACTTAAAGACCATCAAAGAATACACGAAAAAAATCGCCGAAGAGATGCATGTCCGCGGCTTAATGAATATGCAATATGCCATCGAAGATGGAAAAGTCTATGTGTTGGAAGCAAATCCAAGAGCATCCAGGACAGTTCCTCTAGTATCTAAGGTATGTAATATCTCGATGGTTCCTCTGGCAACACAGATCATCACTTCAGAGTTTACGGGGGCACCTTCGCCGTTGGGTGAGTTAAAAGAGCGTGAAATCCCTCACTATGGAGTGAAAGAAGCTGTCTTTCCGTTTAATATGTTCCCAGAGGTTGACCCTCTGTTAGGACCAGAGATGCGTTCTACAGGGGAAGTTCTGGGACTGGCAAAGACAGTGGGAGAAGCTTTCTACAAAGCGCAGGAGGCGACAAAGAGCAAACTGCCTTTGGAGGGAACCGTGTTGATTAGTGTCAGTGATAGAGACAAAGGTGAAGTCGTGGAAGTGGCGCGTCTATTTAAGGAGGCTGGATTTTCCATTATGGCCACGGGCCATACCCGCAGTCACCTGGAGGAAAATGGGATTGAGGCTTCTAGGGTTTACAAGATGACAGAGGGAAGACCCAATATTTACGATATGATTACAAATGGCAAAGTACAGCTGGTTGTAAATACTCCAAAGGGAACGGATGATGACGGCGCGGACGACAGTTATGTGAGAAAAGCTTGCATCAAGAGCAGAGTGCCTTATATCACAACGATGGCGGCAGCGAAAGTGTCTGCACTGGGAATTGTGACCGTGAAAAAGCAAAACAGCAAGGAAGTAATTTCTCTTCAGGAGCTGCACAGCCATATCTGA
- a CDS encoding 2-hydroxyacid dehydrogenase — protein sequence MRILFYDTKEYDRTSFERQLQNYPSIEIDFLKTDLAPATAKLADGYDAVCAFVNSDIGTKTVDELHRYGISLILMRCAGFNNVDLKQAGKYGMKILRVPGYSPEAVAEHAMALALAVNRRMHKAYVKVRENDFSLGGLLGFNFYQKTAGIVGTGKIGAAMAKICHGFGMKVLAYDVYKNPELDFATYVSLDELLENSDLVSLHCPLMDQTYHLINRDTIQKMKDGVILVNTSRGGLVKTEDLIEGIRARKFFGVGLDVYEEETNNVFEDRSDEILEHSTTARLLSFPNVMITSHQGFFTQEALEAISYTTLENAMAYEKGNITENEVKA from the coding sequence ATGAGAATACTATTCTACGATACGAAAGAGTATGATAGGACATCTTTTGAGAGACAGTTGCAGAATTATCCTTCCATCGAGATCGATTTTTTAAAGACAGATTTGGCGCCGGCTACGGCTAAACTGGCAGATGGCTACGATGCAGTGTGCGCTTTTGTAAATTCAGATATCGGCACGAAGACTGTCGATGAGCTTCACCGCTATGGAATCTCTTTGATTTTGATGAGATGCGCAGGTTTTAATAATGTTGATCTAAAACAGGCCGGAAAATACGGGATGAAAATTTTGAGAGTGCCCGGCTACTCTCCTGAGGCGGTAGCGGAACATGCGATGGCACTGGCTCTGGCAGTGAACCGCCGTATGCACAAAGCTTATGTAAAAGTCAGAGAAAATGATTTCAGCCTGGGAGGACTGTTAGGTTTTAATTTCTACCAAAAGACAGCAGGAATCGTGGGAACTGGAAAAATTGGTGCGGCGATGGCGAAGATCTGCCATGGTTTTGGTATGAAAGTGCTGGCGTACGATGTGTATAAAAATCCGGAGTTGGATTTTGCAACCTACGTATCTTTGGACGAGTTGCTGGAAAACAGTGATTTGGTTTCCTTGCATTGTCCGCTGATGGACCAGACTTATCACCTGATTAATCGGGATACGATTCAAAAGATGAAAGACGGTGTGATTCTGGTGAACACTTCCAGGGGTGGTCTTGTAAAGACGGAAGATCTGATTGAGGGAATTCGGGCCAGAAAGTTTTTTGGAGTTGGTCTGGATGTATATGAGGAGGAGACGAACAACGTATTTGAAGATCGGTCCGACGAGATTTTGGAACACTCGACGACGGCGAGACTGCTCTCATTTCCCAATGTCATGATTACCTCTCATCAAGGTTTTTTTACCCAGGAGGCGTTGGAAGCGATCAGCTATACAACCTTGGAAAATGCGATGGCTTATGAGAAAGGTAACATTACCGAAAACGAAGTAAAAGCATAA
- a CDS encoding DHHW family protein: MSTMSREERIRRKKREKRRRVNRIYQIMAILFVVCLAAAVIANLIKKDVEFSESENRMLTERPKLNLQDVASGEYMSQFESYVSDQFILRDSWIQLKLNLDKLTGKKESNGVYLGKDGFLMEKLDEPNTEYEEKNLKEIGDFADRHQDLNVCMTLVPNAAYILKDKMPKNAPVRDQAEDLKKVQAEVGSKLNFVDVTETMQKHASEPIYYKTDHHWTSLGAKYVFEDMIEDLNIAPTENYEVYTVTTSFSGTLASKSGYHGQKDTIEVYEPQGVDNDYVVFYADDQKKTTSIYNADSLKEKDQYTVFFGGNHTRIDIDSPNPDNRCLLMFKDSYANSFVQFLTPYYRKIIVIDPRYYYDNVEQIIASEKVTDVLFLYNLNTFLTDTSLADVLTPQEDTETDGQEGTTEGGAAGEDLLDKSAEREDTGETSEESAEGEDTGEISEESTEGEDAGDTSEESDTDENAEGEDDEVDSEE; this comes from the coding sequence ATGAGTACAATGTCAAGAGAAGAACGGATACGCAGGAAAAAAAGAGAAAAAAGACGCAGAGTGAATCGAATTTATCAGATTATGGCGATCTTGTTTGTCGTGTGCCTGGCGGCGGCAGTGATTGCGAATCTGATAAAGAAGGATGTGGAGTTCTCTGAGTCTGAGAATCGAATGCTGACTGAGAGGCCAAAACTAAATCTACAGGACGTGGCCAGCGGTGAGTATATGTCTCAGTTTGAGTCTTACGTCTCTGACCAGTTTATTTTGAGGGACTCTTGGATTCAATTAAAACTGAACTTGGACAAGCTGACTGGGAAAAAGGAGTCAAACGGAGTTTATCTGGGTAAAGACGGCTTTCTGATGGAGAAGCTGGATGAGCCGAACACGGAATACGAAGAAAAGAATCTGAAAGAGATCGGAGATTTTGCAGACAGGCATCAGGATTTGAATGTATGTATGACTCTGGTACCCAATGCGGCTTACATATTGAAAGACAAGATGCCGAAGAATGCCCCTGTGAGAGATCAGGCAGAAGATTTAAAGAAAGTTCAAGCAGAGGTCGGCAGCAAGCTGAACTTTGTAGATGTGACTGAGACGATGCAGAAACACGCCTCAGAGCCAATCTACTATAAGACTGACCACCACTGGACCAGTCTTGGCGCAAAATATGTCTTTGAGGATATGATAGAGGATTTGAACATTGCTCCTACAGAAAACTATGAAGTCTATACGGTTACGACTTCTTTTTCCGGTACTTTGGCGTCCAAGAGCGGTTATCACGGCCAGAAAGATACGATTGAAGTATATGAGCCTCAGGGCGTGGACAATGACTACGTAGTTTTTTATGCGGACGATCAGAAAAAGACTACTTCCATTTATAACGCGGATAGCCTGAAGGAAAAGGATCAGTATACAGTATTTTTTGGGGGAAATCATACGAGAATTGACATTGATTCTCCCAATCCAGATAATCGCTGTCTGCTCATGTTCAAAGATTCCTATGCAAACAGCTTTGTGCAGTTTTTGACTCCTTATTACCGGAAGATTATCGTGATAGACCCCAGGTATTACTATGACAATGTAGAGCAGATTATCGCCAGTGAGAAAGTGACGGATGTTTTGTTTTTGTATAATTTAAATACTTTTTTGACCGACACTTCTCTGGCAGATGTTTTGACGCCGCAGGAGGACACGGAGACTGACGGACAGGAGGGGACGACAGAGGGAGGTGCTGCGGGCGAAGATCTGCTAGATAAGAGTGCTGAGAGAGAAGACACTGGGGAGACCTCAGAGGAAAGCGCTGAAGGGGAAGACACCGGGGAGATTTCAGAGGAAAGCACGGAAGGAGAAGATGCCGGGGATACCTCAGAGGAGAGCGACACGGATGAAAATGCTGAGGGTGAGGACGACGAAGTAGATTCGGAAGAATAA
- a CDS encoding MBOAT family O-acyltransferase, translating into MIFSSIFFMFVFLPVTLLLYFLVPGKVKNLVLLLCSLVFYAWGEPVYIFLMMFSILFNYISGIELERHRQKQEEGKLRLCFWTTVAANLAILGFFKYYGFFILNLNKILPFDIPYKELALPIGISFYTFQTLSYIIDVYRGKVEVQKNLIYFGTYVTMFPQLIAGPIVRYADVEKQLRSRNINIAKFGDGVLWFLRGLGKKVLLANNIGMVFDTILAMGAGERSVLTAWVGCLAYTMQIYYDFSGYSDMAIGLGKMFGFEFMKNFEYPYISKSITEFWRRWHISLGTWFREYVYIPLGGNRVTVPKHIRNILVVWMLTGFWHGAAWNFMFWGLYYGLLLLVEKYFLHALLEKAPAVFSHIYTMLLVMVGWVFFFAPSMGQAFTYLGNMVGIGGNGLVDGAGIYYLTTNLVLFLIMALCATPKVYELFRHFTLADNSVFRLVGTILVYLVIFAASTAYLVNVTYNPFLYFRF; encoded by the coding sequence ATGATATTCAGCAGTATATTTTTTATGTTTGTGTTTTTGCCCGTGACATTGCTCCTGTATTTTTTAGTCCCTGGAAAAGTAAAGAATCTGGTACTTCTCTTATGCAGTTTGGTTTTTTATGCATGGGGTGAGCCAGTGTACATATTTCTTATGATGTTCAGCATTCTTTTTAATTACATCAGCGGAATTGAGCTGGAACGTCATAGACAAAAGCAGGAAGAAGGAAAGCTGCGGTTGTGTTTTTGGACTACGGTGGCGGCAAACCTGGCAATTTTGGGCTTTTTTAAGTATTACGGCTTTTTCATTTTGAATTTAAATAAGATTTTGCCGTTTGACATTCCCTATAAGGAGCTGGCACTGCCAATCGGGATATCTTTTTATACGTTTCAGACGTTGTCCTATATTATAGATGTCTACCGAGGAAAGGTCGAGGTTCAGAAAAATCTGATTTATTTCGGCACTTATGTGACGATGTTTCCGCAGCTGATCGCCGGTCCTATTGTAAGGTACGCAGATGTGGAGAAACAGCTTCGCAGCAGGAATATCAATATCGCTAAGTTCGGGGACGGTGTTTTGTGGTTTCTTCGGGGCCTCGGAAAAAAAGTTCTTCTCGCCAACAATATCGGTATGGTTTTTGACACGATCTTAGCGATGGGAGCGGGAGAGCGCTCTGTGCTGACTGCGTGGGTGGGCTGTCTGGCGTATACGATGCAGATCTATTACGATTTCAGCGGTTATTCGGATATGGCGATTGGTCTGGGGAAGATGTTTGGCTTTGAATTTATGAAGAACTTTGAGTATCCTTATATCTCGAAAAGTATCACAGAATTTTGGAGAAGGTGGCATATTTCTCTGGGAACTTGGTTCAGGGAATACGTCTATATTCCTCTGGGAGGGAACCGAGTGACTGTGCCGAAGCATATCCGTAATATCTTAGTAGTCTGGATGTTGACTGGATTTTGGCATGGGGCTGCCTGGAATTTTATGTTCTGGGGTCTGTATTACGGATTGCTTCTGTTGGTGGAAAAATATTTTTTGCACGCGCTTTTGGAGAAAGCGCCGGCCGTGTTCTCCCACATCTATACAATGCTTTTGGTAATGGTCGGGTGGGTGTTCTTTTTCGCGCCATCCATGGGACAAGCCTTTACCTATTTGGGCAATATGGTAGGGATAGGTGGAAACGGTTTGGTGGACGGAGCGGGAATCTACTATTTGACCACAAATTTAGTTCTGTTTCTGATTATGGCTTTGTGTGCGACTCCGAAAGTGTATGAACTGTTTCGGCATTTTACTTTGGCGGACAATTCAGTATTTCGCTTGGTCGGGACTATATTGGTCTATTTAGTCATATTTGCAGCGTCCACTGCATATTTAGTGAATGTGACCTATAATCCATTTTTGTATTTTAGATTCTGA